In Sulfitobacter albidus, the following proteins share a genomic window:
- a CDS encoding MBL fold metallo-hydrolase, which translates to MNTPFRLSRRAALTGAAALPLAAATGQMARAAAPMMGAGGAPFQRVTLGQFEVTTLLAGTRAVENPHSIFGLNVDDAAFAEASEAANIPTDVSQFFFTPTVVNTGESLILFDAGLQGAATVAALEAAGYTADQVDTVVITHMHGDHIGGLTGDDGARTFANASYVTGSAEFDAWAAQGSDPFEAKVRPLADEMTMLDDGGSVASGVTAMAAFGHTPGHMTYMLESDGQQLVLGADFANHYVWSLAHPDWEVKFDMDKTAAAATRRRILGMLAADKVPFVGYHMPFPGIGYVASKDDAFEYVPHSYQLLL; encoded by the coding sequence ATGAACACCCCCTTCAGACTTTCCCGACGCGCGGCCCTCACAGGCGCCGCCGCCCTTCCGCTTGCCGCCGCGACAGGCCAGATGGCGCGGGCAGCCGCCCCGATGATGGGCGCCGGCGGCGCGCCTTTCCAGCGGGTGACGCTGGGCCAGTTCGAGGTCACGACCCTGCTCGCAGGCACCCGCGCGGTAGAAAATCCGCACAGCATCTTCGGCCTCAACGTCGATGATGCCGCCTTTGCCGAGGCGTCCGAGGCCGCGAACATTCCCACGGATGTCTCGCAGTTCTTCTTTACCCCCACTGTGGTGAACACCGGGGAATCGCTGATCCTTTTCGATGCGGGCCTGCAAGGCGCCGCTACCGTCGCGGCCCTTGAGGCGGCAGGCTACACCGCCGATCAGGTCGATACGGTCGTGATCACCCACATGCACGGCGATCACATCGGCGGGCTGACGGGCGACGACGGCGCGCGCACCTTTGCCAACGCCAGCTATGTCACCGGCTCGGCTGAGTTCGACGCCTGGGCCGCGCAGGGCAGTGATCCGTTCGAGGCCAAGGTCCGCCCGCTGGCCGATGAGATGACGATGCTCGACGATGGCGGAAGCGTCGCATCGGGCGTCACGGCAATGGCCGCGTTTGGTCACACGCCCGGGCACATGACCTACATGCTGGAGTCAGACGGTCAGCAGCTTGTGCTGGGGGCGGACTTTGCCAACCACTACGTCTGGTCGCTGGCGCATCCCGACTGGGAGGTGAAGTTCGACATGGACAAGACCGCCGCCGCGGCCACCCGTCGACGCATCCTCGGGATGCTTGCGGCCGACAAGGTGCCGTTTGTGGGCTACCACATGCCCTTCCCGGGCATTGGCTACGTCGCGTCAAAGGACGACGCTTTCGAATACGTGCCGCACAGCTACCAATTGTTGCTGTAA
- a CDS encoding NAD+ synthase: MADRFRITLGQLNPTVGDLAGNAALAREAWEAGKQSGADLVALPEMFITGYNAQDLVMRRAFQLDVMTHIEALAADCADGPALAIGAPWAEGAALYNAYLILKGGKIASRVLKHHLPNETVFDEVRIFDSGPLGGPYSVGNTRIGSPICEDAWHEDVAETLAETGAEFLLVPNGSPYYRGKFDTRLSHMVSRVVETDLPLIYLNMVGGQDDQVFDGASFGLNPGGKLAFQMPAFDSAISHVDLERGPEGWRIAQGEIVAQPDDWTQDYRVMVTALRDYMRKTGFKKVLLGMSGGIDSALVATIAVDALGADNVRCVMLPSEYTSQGSLDDAKACAQALGARYDFVPIKEGREAITNTLAPLFEGTDEGLTEENIQSRLRGLLLMALSNKFGEMLLTTGNKSEVAVGYATIYGDMSGGYNPIKDLYKMRVFETCRWRNANHHDWMMGPAGEVIPPAIIDKPPSAELREDQKDSDSLPDYPELDAILEILVDEAGSVADAVAAGFARETVKKVEHLVYISEYKRFQSAPGARLTKGAFWLDRRYPIVNRWRDPS; encoded by the coding sequence ATGGCAGACCGGTTTCGCATCACCCTGGGGCAGCTGAACCCGACCGTCGGGGATCTGGCGGGCAACGCCGCCCTTGCGCGCGAGGCGTGGGAGGCGGGCAAGCAGTCGGGTGCCGATCTGGTGGCGCTGCCCGAGATGTTTATCACCGGCTACAACGCGCAGGATCTGGTCATGCGCCGGGCCTTCCAGCTGGATGTGATGACGCATATCGAGGCGCTTGCGGCGGATTGTGCCGACGGCCCCGCGCTGGCCATCGGGGCGCCCTGGGCCGAGGGGGCCGCGCTTTATAACGCCTATCTCATTCTCAAGGGCGGCAAGATTGCGTCCCGCGTGCTCAAGCATCATCTGCCGAACGAGACCGTCTTTGACGAGGTGCGGATATTCGACAGTGGCCCGCTGGGCGGCCCCTATTCGGTGGGCAATACGCGCATCGGCTCCCCGATCTGCGAGGATGCGTGGCACGAGGACGTGGCCGAAACGCTGGCGGAGACGGGCGCGGAGTTTTTGCTGGTGCCCAATGGCTCGCCCTACTACCGGGGCAAGTTCGACACGCGGCTGAGCCACATGGTCAGCCGGGTGGTAGAGACCGATCTGCCGCTGATCTACCTCAACATGGTGGGCGGGCAGGACGATCAGGTTTTCGACGGGGCGAGCTTTGGTCTCAACCCCGGCGGCAAGCTGGCGTTTCAGATGCCTGCGTTCGATAGTGCCATCTCTCACGTTGATCTCGAGCGCGGCCCGGAAGGCTGGCGCATCGCGCAGGGCGAGATCGTGGCGCAGCCCGACGACTGGACGCAGGATTACCGGGTGATGGTGACGGCGCTGCGCGACTACATGCGCAAGACCGGGTTCAAAAAGGTGCTACTGGGGATGTCCGGCGGCATCGATTCCGCCTTGGTCGCGACGATTGCCGTGGATGCGCTGGGTGCAGACAACGTGCGCTGCGTGATGCTGCCATCGGAATATACCTCGCAAGGCTCGCTCGACGATGCCAAGGCCTGCGCGCAGGCGCTGGGCGCGCGCTATGACTTCGTGCCGATCAAGGAAGGACGCGAGGCGATCACCAATACCCTCGCCCCCCTGTTCGAAGGCACCGACGAAGGGCTGACCGAGGAGAACATCCAGTCGCGCCTGCGCGGTCTGCTGTTGATGGCGCTGAGCAACAAATTCGGTGAGATGCTGCTGACCACCGGCAATAAGTCCGAGGTCGCGGTGGGCTATGCCACGATCTACGGCGATATGTCGGGCGGCTATAACCCGATCAAGGATCTGTACAAAATGCGGGTGTTCGAGACCTGCCGCTGGCGCAACGCAAACCACCATGACTGGATGATGGGCCCCGCGGGCGAGGTCATCCCGCCCGCGATCATCGACAAACCCCCCTCGGCGGAACTGCGCGAGGATCAAAAGGACAGCGATAGCCTGCCCGACTATCCCGAACTGGACGCGATCCTGGAAATCCTCGTGGATGAGGCGGGATCGGTGGCCGATGCGGTTGCAGCCGGGTTCGCCCGCGAGACGGTCAAGAAGGTCGAGCATCTGGTCTATATCTCGGAATACAAACGCTTTCAGTCCGCGCCCGGTGCGCGGTTGACGAAGGGGGCGTTCTGGCTTGACCGTCGCTATCCCATCGTGAACCGCTGGCGCGATCCCAGCTGA
- a CDS encoding NIPSNAP family protein, translating into MLTCIIRYQIDPTKRAEFGQYARNWGQAIPRCGADLIGYFAPHEGSSTLAYGIYNIPSLAAYEVYRARLAEDPLGRENYAFAQSQRFILREDRTFLKLASTPHGAPA; encoded by the coding sequence ATGCTGACCTGCATCATCCGCTACCAGATCGATCCCACGAAACGCGCCGAGTTCGGGCAATACGCCCGCAACTGGGGTCAGGCGATCCCGCGCTGCGGTGCGGATCTGATCGGCTATTTCGCCCCGCACGAAGGATCCTCGACACTGGCCTACGGGATCTACAATATCCCCTCGCTCGCCGCCTATGAGGTCTACCGCGCCCGCCTGGCGGAAGATCCGCTGGGCCGCGAAAACTATGCCTTTGCGCAATCGCAGCGATTCATCTTGCGCGAGGACCGAACGTTTCTCAAACTCGCCTCGACCCCACACGGAGCGCCCGCATGA
- a CDS encoding MORN repeat-containing protein, whose amino-acid sequence MTLRPILFALAAPLLLATPVHAQNTQVLSKQYDDGGVYEGTFKDGLQHGTGTYTLPNGYQYTGQWVEGEIRGSGVARFANGSVYEGEFAKGKPEGIGKITMADGGTYEGEWQAGTIVGQGVAIHASGERYEGSFRNGKRHGKGVLQLPSGYEYRGDWVDGAATGQAVIKDAEGAVYEGTVVNGTRSGEGTLTHPDGFTMSGQWSGGQLNGKGKITQANGDTYEGDFVDGRREGIGTSTTAAGDTYTGAYLDDQRHGTGTFTGADGYIYEGEWVEGRAEGQGTVTYPDGSVQTGQFRDNLAEGPGKITYPDGSTYEGDWAAGVIEGQGTATFPNGMVYEGGFVNARNEGQGRLSYPDGRVYQGGWKDGLRHGTGVATYPDGTVYEGAFRDGLRHGEGKITMPSGFVYEGSWADGQIDGDGRATYANGDIYVGSFADGKRQGVGTMRYASGEEASGNWENGALTSPAPDAETETESESDG is encoded by the coding sequence ATGACCCTTCGCCCGATCCTCTTCGCGCTTGCCGCGCCCCTCCTGCTCGCCACGCCCGTGCACGCGCAGAACACACAGGTGCTGAGCAAGCAATACGACGATGGCGGCGTCTATGAGGGCACGTTCAAGGACGGGTTGCAGCACGGCACGGGCACCTACACCCTGCCCAACGGCTACCAATACACCGGCCAATGGGTCGAAGGCGAGATCCGCGGCAGCGGGGTGGCGCGGTTCGCCAACGGCTCCGTCTACGAGGGCGAATTCGCCAAGGGCAAGCCCGAAGGCATCGGCAAGATCACCATGGCGGATGGCGGCACCTATGAGGGCGAGTGGCAGGCCGGCACGATCGTCGGTCAGGGCGTGGCGATCCACGCCAGCGGAGAGCGTTACGAAGGCAGCTTTCGCAATGGCAAACGCCACGGGAAGGGCGTGCTGCAACTGCCCTCGGGCTACGAATATCGCGGCGATTGGGTCGATGGCGCGGCCACCGGACAGGCGGTCATCAAGGACGCCGAGGGGGCGGTCTATGAAGGGACGGTCGTGAACGGCACCCGCTCGGGGGAGGGCACGCTCACCCACCCCGACGGCTTCACCATGAGCGGCCAGTGGTCGGGAGGGCAGCTCAACGGCAAGGGCAAGATCACGCAGGCCAATGGCGACACCTACGAGGGTGATTTTGTCGACGGGCGCCGCGAGGGCATCGGTACCTCGACCACGGCTGCCGGTGACACCTACACGGGCGCCTATCTGGACGATCAGCGCCACGGCACCGGCACGTTCACCGGTGCGGATGGCTATATCTACGAAGGCGAATGGGTCGAAGGCCGCGCCGAAGGGCAAGGGACGGTGACCTACCCCGATGGATCGGTCCAGACCGGCCAGTTTCGCGATAATCTCGCCGAAGGACCGGGGAAGATCACCTATCCCGACGGCTCCACCTACGAAGGGGATTGGGCCGCCGGCGTGATCGAGGGGCAAGGCACGGCAACCTTCCCCAACGGCATGGTCTACGAGGGCGGTTTCGTGAACGCCCGCAACGAAGGGCAAGGGCGGCTCAGCTACCCCGACGGGCGTGTCTATCAGGGCGGTTGGAAAGACGGTCTGCGCCACGGCACGGGTGTGGCAACCTACCCCGATGGCACGGTCTACGAAGGCGCGTTCCGTGACGGGCTGCGCCACGGCGAGGGCAAGATCACGATGCCTAGCGGTTTTGTCTACGAAGGATCCTGGGCGGACGGGCAGATCGACGGCGACGGCCGCGCAACCTACGCCAATGGCGACATCTACGTGGGCAGCTTTGCCGACGGCAAACGTCAGGGCGTGGGCACCATGCGCTACGCGAGTGGCGAGGAAGCTTCAGGCAACTGGGAAAACGGCGCGCTCACGTCGCCCGCACCCGATGCGGAAACCGAAACCGAGAGCGAAAGCGACGGCTGA
- a CDS encoding acyl-CoA thioesterase — protein MSKIFTTTRELRFGDCDISGTAYFPAYLDILNGVNEEFWTHIGYPWHEIIWKDRWGTPTVHLSCDFSSPSLFGQTLTFELRVVKVGRSSVTLKHEISCEGEPRWRSTQVLAASDLDKHTSVPWPDDVKATLDGWCADD, from the coding sequence ATGAGTAAAATATTCACCACCACGAGAGAACTGCGATTTGGTGATTGCGACATCTCCGGCACGGCGTATTTCCCGGCCTATCTCGACATCCTCAACGGCGTGAACGAGGAATTCTGGACCCACATTGGCTATCCTTGGCACGAGATTATCTGGAAAGACCGCTGGGGCACACCGACCGTGCATCTAAGCTGTGACTTCTCCAGCCCGTCGCTTTTCGGGCAAACGCTGACATTCGAGCTGCGGGTCGTCAAAGTCGGTCGCTCTTCGGTGACGCTCAAGCACGAGATCAGCTGCGAGGGGGAGCCGCGCTGGCGCTCGACCCAGGTGCTGGCCGCGTCGGATCTCGACAAACACACTTCGGTGCCCTGGCCCGATGACGTCAAGGCCACGCTGGATGGCTGGTGCGCCGACGACTAG
- a CDS encoding antibiotic biosynthesis monooxygenase family protein, giving the protein MIAVIFEVEPHADKKQNYLDMAAEMRPLVEEIDGFLSVERFQSLTNPEKLLSLSFFRDEAALDDWRRLTKHRAAQRAGRTDFFADYHLRIAHVIRDYGMFDRDEAPADSRALHG; this is encoded by the coding sequence ATGATTGCCGTTATCTTCGAAGTCGAGCCGCACGCCGACAAGAAACAGAACTACCTCGACATGGCCGCCGAAATGCGGCCCCTCGTCGAGGAAATTGACGGGTTTCTGTCGGTCGAACGCTTCCAAAGCCTCACCAACCCCGAAAAGCTGCTGTCGCTGTCGTTTTTCCGCGACGAGGCCGCACTTGACGATTGGCGCAGGCTGACGAAACACCGCGCCGCCCAGCGCGCCGGGCGCACGGATTTCTTTGCCGACTACCACCTGCGCATCGCCCATGTGATCCGCGACTACGGCATGTTCGACCGCGATGAAGCGCCCGCCGACAGCCGCGCGCTGCACGGTTAG
- the otnK gene encoding 3-oxo-tetronate kinase, with translation MLLGCIGDDFTGSSDLANTLAKGGMRTVQYTGVPTRDAAADVQAGVVALKSRSIDVREAVAQSLAALEWLRAQGCTQFFFKYCSTFDSTPLGNIGPVADALADALDAHRVIVCPAFPGTGRSIYQGHLFVNDTLLSESGMQNHPVTPMTDADIRRWLAPQTRFSVGHVGAGDVFAGAAQIGTALEAQHEAGHRLIVVDAIRDADLLEIGKAARDLPLITGGSGVALGLPANFGCTAAQVPWTGQGGKAVALSGSCSNATRAQVAHHARTHPAREIIAADVIEGRLSAEEIADWLIAAEGVPLAYSSADPQAVAQVQETFGGARASEALEAFFADVARHAVAKGATRIITAGGETSGAVVEGLALETLEIGPEIDPGVPALRARPDLVVALKSGNFGAEDFFAKADRVLGAPHERGEAARTDLPAGQIAV, from the coding sequence ATGCTGCTGGGGTGCATTGGCGACGATTTCACGGGCTCAAGCGATCTGGCCAACACGCTGGCCAAGGGCGGGATGCGCACGGTGCAATATACCGGCGTGCCCACGCGGGACGCGGCGGCGGATGTGCAGGCGGGCGTGGTCGCGCTCAAATCCCGCTCGATCGACGTGCGCGAGGCGGTGGCGCAATCGCTGGCGGCGCTGGAGTGGTTGCGGGCGCAGGGGTGCACGCAGTTCTTCTTCAAATACTGCTCGACCTTTGATTCGACCCCTCTAGGCAACATAGGGCCCGTCGCGGATGCGCTGGCGGACGCGCTGGACGCGCACCGCGTGATCGTCTGCCCCGCGTTTCCGGGCACGGGGCGGTCGATCTATCAGGGGCATCTGTTCGTCAACGACACGCTGCTGAGCGAAAGCGGGATGCAGAACCATCCCGTCACCCCCATGACTGACGCCGACATTCGCCGCTGGCTCGCGCCGCAGACGCGGTTTTCGGTCGGCCATGTCGGGGCGGGGGATGTCTTTGCCGGGGCTGCCCAGATCGGGACGGCGCTGGAGGCGCAGCACGAGGCGGGGCACCGTTTGATCGTGGTGGACGCGATCCGCGACGCCGATCTGCTTGAGATCGGGAAGGCGGCACGGGATCTGCCGTTGATTACCGGCGGCTCTGGCGTGGCGCTGGGGCTGCCTGCGAATTTCGGCTGCACCGCCGCGCAGGTGCCATGGACCGGGCAAGGGGGCAAGGCGGTGGCGCTGTCGGGATCATGCTCAAACGCGACGCGCGCGCAGGTGGCGCATCACGCCCGCACGCACCCCGCGCGCGAAATCATCGCCGCCGATGTGATCGAGGGGCGCCTGAGCGCCGAGGAAATCGCCGATTGGCTGATCGCAGCCGAGGGTGTGCCGCTGGCCTACAGCTCTGCCGATCCACAGGCCGTGGCACAGGTGCAAGAGACCTTTGGCGGCGCGCGCGCGTCGGAGGCGCTGGAGGCGTTCTTTGCCGATGTGGCCCGGCACGCGGTCGCCAAAGGCGCCACGCGGATCATCACCGCCGGGGGGGAAACCTCTGGCGCGGTTGTCGAGGGGCTGGCGCTGGAAACGCTCGAAATCGGACCAGAGATCGACCCCGGCGTGCCTGCGCTGCGCGCGCGCCCCGATCTGGTGGTCGCGCTGAAATCCGGTAACTTCGGGGCCGAGGATTTCTTTGCCAAGGCGGACCGCGTGCTGGGGGCACCCCATGAGCGAGGCGAGGCTGCGCGAACAGATCTGCCTGCTGGCCAAATCGCTGTTTGA
- a CDS encoding alpha/beta hydrolase family esterase — translation MIRVLSAIFALCAATQALACGETSVCPVGERHYQISFPEGHEAGAPIGALLWSHGYRGSSAGVMRNGSLKRMVHDHGLALIAMQGVGGTWDLPLGPRTFDSTGAEEFAYFEAVIADAAQRFAVDTDRLIASGFSAGGMVTWYLACKRPDSFAGFIPVSGTYWLRPPDSCETPAASLVHIHGDSDRTVPLNGRPIGGTKQGEVSAALAQYVAIGAFGPAQSARHGDLRCEERGNARGDILEFCLFEGAIRFGPNTFPTGSSG, via the coding sequence ATGATCCGCGTGCTATCCGCAATTTTCGCCCTATGCGCCGCCACGCAGGCCTTGGCCTGCGGAGAGACGAGCGTCTGCCCGGTCGGTGAGCGGCATTATCAGATTTCCTTCCCAGAAGGGCACGAGGCGGGCGCGCCGATCGGCGCGCTGCTGTGGTCGCACGGCTATCGCGGCTCGTCGGCTGGGGTGATGCGCAACGGGTCGCTCAAACGGATGGTGCACGATCACGGGCTTGCGCTGATCGCGATGCAGGGTGTGGGCGGCACGTGGGATCTGCCACTGGGCCCGCGTACCTTTGACAGCACGGGTGCGGAGGAGTTTGCGTATTTCGAGGCGGTTATCGCCGATGCGGCGCAGCGGTTTGCCGTCGATACCGACCGCCTGATCGCCAGCGGGTTCAGCGCGGGCGGCATGGTGACATGGTATCTGGCGTGCAAGCGGCCGGACAGTTTTGCCGGGTTCATTCCCGTTTCGGGCACCTATTGGCTGCGCCCGCCCGACAGCTGCGAAACACCCGCGGCGAGCCTTGTGCACATCCACGGTGACAGTGACCGCACCGTACCGCTGAACGGGCGCCCCATCGGGGGGACGAAGCAGGGCGAGGTGTCGGCAGCTTTGGCGCAGTACGTCGCGATCGGTGCTTTCGGCCCGGCGCAGAGCGCGCGGCACGGCGATCTGCGCTGCGAGGAACGCGGGAACGCGCGTGGTGATATACTGGAGTTCTGCCTTTTCGAGGGGGCCATTCGTTTCGGACCGAATACCTTTCCCACGGGATCGAGCGGTTGA
- a CDS encoding STM3941 family protein codes for MRAPVAWYAPRARMWVLVGLAVVMIAVSGVATLVMPPVGIAGIVFFGACLAVIIAGALRRKPIVALVDAGIFIWQYPFMGWEEFGGAEVYRSSGEIFLVLHARDPGAYLARMGPLRRRWAQMNAALMPGSAFVSARALPVAATDVAARINAHTGA; via the coding sequence ATGCGCGCGCCCGTGGCCTGGTACGCGCCGCGTGCGCGGATGTGGGTTCTGGTGGGGCTTGCTGTCGTCATGATCGCGGTGTCCGGCGTGGCCACACTGGTGATGCCGCCGGTGGGCATTGCGGGGATCGTGTTCTTTGGCGCGTGTCTGGCGGTAATCATCGCAGGCGCGCTGCGGCGCAAGCCGATTGTCGCGCTTGTCGATGCGGGGATATTCATCTGGCAGTATCCCTTCATGGGGTGGGAGGAATTTGGCGGCGCCGAGGTATACCGGTCTTCGGGCGAGATTTTTCTGGTGCTGCACGCCCGTGATCCCGGTGCATATCTTGCGCGGATGGGGCCGTTGCGCAGACGATGGGCGCAGATGAACGCTGCGTTGATGCCGGGATCCGCGTTCGTATCGGCGCGGGCCTTGCCGGTTGCCGCAACAGACGTCGCCGCGCGGATCAACGCGCACACGGGCGCGTGA
- a CDS encoding hydroxypyruvate isomerase family protein, which yields MTRFSANLGFLWMDRPLPDAIRAAKAAGFHAVECHWPYDTPAADVRTALEETGLPMLGLNTRRGDVAGGENGLSALPGREEEARAAIDEAISYARATGTGAIHVMAGFAEGPQAHAAFVGNLRHACAQAAELTILIEPLNAHDAPGYFLRDTALAADIIAEVDAPNLRLMFDCYHVGRTEGDVIDRLNAHLPLIGHVQFASVPDRGAPDHGEVDYASVFAELARLGWDAPLGAEYKPGGDTDATLGWMSMGA from the coding sequence ATGACGCGATTCTCGGCCAACCTGGGGTTCTTGTGGATGGACCGCCCCCTGCCGGATGCGATCCGCGCGGCAAAGGCTGCGGGGTTTCACGCGGTTGAATGCCACTGGCCCTATGACACGCCCGCCGCCGATGTGCGCACAGCACTGGAGGAGACCGGCCTGCCGATGCTGGGCCTCAACACCCGGCGCGGCGATGTGGCGGGCGGGGAGAACGGGCTGTCGGCGCTGCCCGGACGCGAAGAGGAGGCCCGCGCGGCGATTGACGAGGCGATTTCCTACGCGCGGGCGACGGGTACGGGCGCGATCCACGTCATGGCCGGCTTTGCCGAGGGCCCGCAGGCCCACGCGGCGTTTGTCGGCAACCTGCGCCATGCCTGCGCGCAGGCCGCTGAGCTGACGATCCTGATTGAGCCGCTGAACGCCCATGACGCACCGGGCTATTTCCTGCGCGACACCGCGCTGGCGGCAGATATCATTGCGGAGGTTGACGCACCCAACCTGAGGCTGATGTTCGATTGCTACCACGTGGGCCGGACCGAGGGCGACGTGATTGACCGGCTCAATGCGCATCTGCCGCTGATCGGTCACGTGCAATTCGCTTCCGTCCCCGACCGGGGGGCGCCGGATCACGGTGAGGTCGATTATGCCAGCGTCTTTGCCGAACTGGCGCGGCTGGGCTGGGACGCGCCGCTGGGGGCTGAGTACAAGCCCGGTGGCGATACCGATGCGACACTTGGCTGGATGTCTATGGGCGCGTGA
- a CDS encoding aldolase, protein MSEARLREQICLLAKSLFDRGLTHGSTGNISARTGDGGLLVSPTGTSFGRLDPGRLSRFDAGGTLISGDAPTKEMPLHSAFYDTRSSAGAVVHLHSCHSVAWSMMPDADVDDFLPPLTPYAVMKLGRVKLLPFFLPGDPAMGAAVRGLSGKRSAVMLANHGPVVAGKDVEAACNAVEELEETARLAMMLRGVEARGLTDDQLRAVVTKFDVEWDG, encoded by the coding sequence ATGAGCGAGGCGAGGCTGCGCGAACAGATCTGCCTGCTGGCCAAATCGCTGTTTGACCGGGGGCTGACCCACGGCAGCACCGGTAATATCTCGGCGCGCACGGGGGACGGCGGATTGCTTGTCTCGCCGACGGGGACCAGCTTTGGCAGGCTGGATCCCGGACGGCTTAGCCGGTTTGACGCGGGCGGGACGCTGATTTCAGGCGATGCACCGACCAAGGAAATGCCGCTGCACAGCGCGTTTTACGACACGCGCAGCAGTGCCGGCGCGGTGGTGCATCTGCACAGCTGCCATTCGGTCGCCTGGTCGATGATGCCGGATGCGGATGTCGATGATTTTCTGCCACCGCTCACGCCCTATGCGGTGATGAAGCTGGGGCGGGTGAAGCTTTTGCCGTTCTTTCTGCCGGGCGATCCGGCAATGGGGGCGGCGGTGCGTGGCCTGTCGGGCAAGCGCAGCGCGGTGATGCTGGCCAATCACGGACCCGTCGTTGCGGGCAAGGACGTGGAGGCCGCGTGCAACGCCGTCGAAGAGCTGGAGGAGACCGCGCGGCTCGCCATGATGCTGCGCGGGGTAGAGGCGCGTGGGCTGACCGACGACCAGCTGCGCGCGGTGGTGACCAAATTTGATGTGGAGTGGGATGGATGA
- a CDS encoding ArsR/SmtB family transcription factor, which yields MKEGPDISRIAALIGDPARANMLAALMSGKALTATELAAEAGVSAQTASSHLAQLERGGLTHVRRSGRHKYISLAGPEVGAVLEALMGLAAGQGHLRTRTGPRDAALREARVCYNHLAGARGIAMFDAMVARGDLRLDRDAVDLTERGRSFVAEFGVDLEGLSKGRAVLCRPCLDWSARRSHLAGSLGRAMLARMEALGWARRARGSRAVLFTPEGARAFEAAFRI from the coding sequence ATGAAGGAAGGGCCGGACATTTCGCGCATCGCCGCACTGATAGGGGATCCCGCGCGGGCCAATATGCTTGCCGCGTTGATGAGCGGAAAGGCCCTGACCGCGACCGAGCTTGCCGCCGAGGCGGGGGTGAGCGCACAGACCGCCAGCAGCCACCTCGCGCAGTTGGAGCGCGGCGGGCTGACACACGTGCGGCGGTCGGGACGGCACAAATACATCTCGCTCGCCGGGCCCGAGGTCGGTGCCGTGCTGGAGGCGCTGATGGGGTTGGCCGCAGGGCAGGGTCATTTGCGCACGCGCACCGGCCCCCGCGACGCGGCACTGCGCGAGGCGCGGGTGTGTTATAATCATCTTGCGGGCGCGCGGGGCATTGCAATGTTCGATGCGATGGTGGCGCGGGGGGATCTGCGGCTGGACCGGGACGCTGTTGACCTCACCGAGCGGGGGCGCAGCTTTGTCGCGGAATTCGGCGTTGATCTGGAGGGTTTGAGCAAGGGGCGCGCCGTTCTATGCCGCCCCTGTCTGGATTGGAGTGCCCGGCGCAGCCATCTGGCGGGCAGTCTGGGCCGCGCGATGCTGGCGCGGATGGAGGCGCTGGGCTGGGCGCGGCGCGCGCGGGGCAGCCGGGCGGTACTGTTCACCCCCGAAGGCGCGCGGGCATTTGAGGCGGCGTTCCGGATCTAG